CCTGCAACGGGGTGGTTCTTTGTGCTCGGGATTGCCCGAGCATGGACAACGCGGGGAAATTCCATCATTCTTGTGACACTACTCTCCAGTCCGTGCGTGGATGGCGGGTGGCCCGCCTTGGGGGATCATCGTGCGACTGCCCGGCCCAGGCGAGAAGATGCCCAAGGCAAAAGCCTTTTCGTTTCCGGCCACTGGACGAGACCCGGCCGCCGCCTTATTGCGAGAGGAAGACATCGGCAGCCTCGCCCGGGCGTGTCACGCTCCGTGGTGTGGCAGATGCCCGCGACCCGGTCGGGCGGTTATTGTGCCGGGTGTTGCCCCAGCCGCCCTTTTGCTGTTTTTCATTCCCCGGCCTGCACGGGCCGACAAGGTCACTCTGGCAGTTACGGCCGGACCATCCGCCTTTCCGTGACGGCGCCCGGCCCCGCCCACCTTGCCCCCCATTTCCGGAGGTCATCCGCATGGCCAACTTCAAGTTGTGGAAAAGCGAGGAATTGCAGCGTCTGAGAAGCGAGAGCGACCGGATGTTCGACCGGTTGTGCTCGGGCCTTGGCCTGCCCTCGGTCTGCCAGCCGCTGATGGAACCGGCGTTGCGCATGATCGACACCCCCGATGCGGTGGTGGTCGAGGCGCAGTTGCCGGGCGTTACCGCAGAAGACCTCGACATCGTCATTACCGGCTCCATGCTCCTCGTACGTTGCGCCCAAAGCGCCACCTGCGGCATCGGTGAATCCAGCAGCCGGTATGAAAGCCGCTTCATGCTGCCGTGCAAGGTCCGCACGGAAGACGTGGAGGCGGAACTGGACGAGGGCGTCCTGCGCATCACCATGCCCAAGTGCCGCAGGCCCGAAGCGCGCCGTGTTCCCGTCAGGACCGGCCGGGCCGGTTGAGAAACAAGGAGGCACCATGACCACTCCCAAGAAGGCGACCAAACGCACCGCTGCCTCTGCCGCATCTTCGACTTCGTCCGCACACGTGCCCTCTGCCACGTCTTCTGCCGCGTCCGCGCCGGGCGGCGGGGCACTGCCCGCTGCCCTTGCGCCCGAACAGCTGCGCTGGACGCTGGACCCCGCAACGCTGCCCTTCGCCCATACCGGCGAGATGGACGAGCAGACCGACATCCTCGGCCAGCGGCGAGGGGTGGATGCCTTTCGTTTCGGCATGGGCATGCATGGCAAGGGCTACAACATCTTCGTCACCGGGGCCGTGGGCATCGGCAAGCTGTCCATGGTCAAGCGGCTGCTGGGCAACGGCGCCAACGGAGCGGCCACGCCCGACGACCTGTGCTTCGTGAACAACTTCAAGACGCCGGAAGAACCCATCCTGCTGCGCTTTCCCGCGGGCAAGGGCCGCGCCTTCAAGGCCGACGTGCAGGCATTCCTGGACACGGTGAAGCGCGATATTCCCCAACTGTTCGAAAGCCAGGAATACATCGCCAGCAAGAACGAGATCATCGAGGCGCACGACAGGAAGACCCGCGAGTTCTTCAAGAACCTCGAAACCAAGGTGCGCGATTCCGGTTTTGTGCTGGTGAACATGCAGATGGGCCAGATCCAGCGGCCCGACATCGTGCCCATCGTGGACGGCGAGCCGGTGCACCTGCTGAAGCTGGAGGAAATGGCCGCCAAGGGGCGCTTTCCGCGCGAGGAACTGGAAAAGCTTCAGGAAACCTACAAGACCCTGAAGGAAGAGATCGACGCCATCTTCCTGGACGTGCGCGAACTGCAAAAGGAAGTGAAGCGCAAGACCGAAGAGGTGGACCGGCTCATGTTCATGAGTTCGGCACGCGATCTCGCCAAGCCGTTGCTGGAAGGCTACGCCGACCCCAAGGTGCAGAAACACATCGAGGCGGTGCTGGGCGACATGGCGGAAAACCTGGACGGCCTGAAGGTGATGGGCCAGCAGGTGCAGGGGCCCATGGGCATGTTCGTGCCCGCCCCGGCGGAAGCGGTGCTGCACCCCTACCAGGTCAACCTGCTGGTGGACAACGCCGAGCTGGAAGGCCCGCCGGTGATCGTGGAATCGTTCCCCAACTACCGCAACCTGTTCGGCTCCATCGAGCGGGTCATGGACCGTTCCGGCCTGTGGCGCACCGATTTCACCAAGATCAACGCCGGGTCGTTCGTCAAGGCCAACGGCGGGTACCTGGTGCTGAACCTGATGGACGCCATCATGGAACCGGGGGTGTGGCAAACCCTGAAGCGCGCCCTGAAGACGTCGGAAATAGAGATCCAGACCTTCGACCCCTACTACTTCATCACCGCCACGGGCATTAAGCCGGAATCCATCAGCATGGAGGTCAAGGTGGTGGTCATGGCCACGCCGCAGCTGTACCACATGCTGCGCCACTACGACCCCGACGTGCAGAAGATCTTCAAGGTGTGGGCGGACTTCGATTCGTCCATGCCGCTGGACGAGGCGTGCGTCACCGAGGTGGCCAAGCTGATGAAGACCTTCGTGGCGGCGCGCAACCTGCGCCAGTTCGACGCCACCGCCGTGGCCGCCCTGCTGGAGCACGGGGTGCGCATGACCGGGCGGCGCGAAAAGCTGACTACCTCGTTCCCGGTGCTGCGCGACATCATGGAAGAAGCCGACTACATCGCCCGCGAGTCCGGGGCGGACATGG
This genomic window from Nitratidesulfovibrio sp. SRB-5 contains:
- a CDS encoding Hsp20/alpha crystallin family protein; translated protein: MANFKLWKSEELQRLRSESDRMFDRLCSGLGLPSVCQPLMEPALRMIDTPDAVVVEAQLPGVTAEDLDIVITGSMLLVRCAQSATCGIGESSSRYESRFMLPCKVRTEDVEAELDEGVLRITMPKCRRPEARRVPVRTGRAG
- a CDS encoding Lon protease family protein, yielding MTTPKKATKRTAASAASSTSSAHVPSATSSAASAPGGGALPAALAPEQLRWTLDPATLPFAHTGEMDEQTDILGQRRGVDAFRFGMGMHGKGYNIFVTGAVGIGKLSMVKRLLGNGANGAATPDDLCFVNNFKTPEEPILLRFPAGKGRAFKADVQAFLDTVKRDIPQLFESQEYIASKNEIIEAHDRKTREFFKNLETKVRDSGFVLVNMQMGQIQRPDIVPIVDGEPVHLLKLEEMAAKGRFPREELEKLQETYKTLKEEIDAIFLDVRELQKEVKRKTEEVDRLMFMSSARDLAKPLLEGYADPKVQKHIEAVLGDMAENLDGLKVMGQQVQGPMGMFVPAPAEAVLHPYQVNLLVDNAELEGPPVIVESFPNYRNLFGSIERVMDRSGLWRTDFTKINAGSFVKANGGYLVLNLMDAIMEPGVWQTLKRALKTSEIEIQTFDPYYFITATGIKPESISMEVKVVVMATPQLYHMLRHYDPDVQKIFKVWADFDSSMPLDEACVTEVAKLMKTFVAARNLRQFDATAVAALLEHGVRMTGRREKLTTSFPVLRDIMEEADYIARESGADMVTAAHVTQAVEGRQYRAGLIEEKVQEMIDRGSVFIDTDGEVVGQVNGLAVYAMGDHMFGKPSRITATTSMGREGIINIERESDLSGAIHNKGMLILSGYLRRAFAQDKPLTLAASIAFEQSYGGVDGDSASSTELYALLSSLSGVPIRQGIAVTGSVNQKGEVQPIGGVNEKIEGFHEVCRRKGLTGRQGVLIPAANVNDLMLKPEVLDSVRAGTFRIWAVRTVDEGIELLTGVPAGVRGADGNYPPDTVYGKVDARLRELAEGLRSFGEKKDENGNGKGKGKRAKPSKEPIKDPEDKKK